The genome window GTTCTAAATAGGATTTTTTAAATAATTCTTTAAGATAAAAAGCATTGTCACCAAGTCCTAATTCGTTAGAAAATACTTCAAAAACTTCATCTAATCCTGATGTGTTTAGTCTTCCAACTGGTCCGCTACTTTCTTTTTTCCACTGTATTTTCTTGTTCTTAAAATTGAAAAAATTAATTTCATCAAAATCATGATCTTCAGTTGCCATCCAATAGACAGGAACAAAGTTATAATCAGGATATTCAGCTTTTAGTTCCTTAGTTAAGTTGATAACTGAGATGATTTTGTAAAGAAAATATAAAGGACCTGTAAATAGATTTAATTGATGGCCAGTGGTTATTGTAAAAGTGTTGGATTGATTTAATAAATCTATGTGATTTAATGTTTCTTCAGAAACAATAAATTTTTCATATTGCTTTTTCAATGCATCTACTAAAATAGCTCTATTTTCAATAGGGAAGTTGTTATTCTTCTCTTCAATTTGAAGTTTAAAGTTGTTTATAGTAGGAAATCTATTGTATAAAGATTTTAATTCAGTTTTTTGGTCTAAGTAATCTACAATTAGTCTAGAAAAATATCCTGAATTTTGGTACGTAATACAGTCGTTTGGCATTTTGGCAATTATTTTCTGCTAAAATACAGAATTTTCATTTTTTAGGATTCTTTAATTAGCTAAATAATAGTTAAAAACATTCTTTTTAATTTTACCTTTGCAAAAATCCTACGACTTGAAAGACATTTTTTTAATCACGCCTCCTTTTACACAGCTGAATACACCGTATCCAGCAACTGCTTATTTAAAAGGTTTTTTGAATACCAAAAACATTTCGGCTTTCCAAATGGATTTGGGTATCGAAGTGATTTTAGAATTGTTTTCAAAAGAAGGATTAACTTCAGTTTTTAATGAAATTTATTCAAACAAAGTAGAAACTAATTCTAATTCTGAAAGAATCTACTTTTTGAAAAATGATTACATCAAAACTATTGATTCTGTAATTGCATTTCTTCAAGGAAATAATCCATCGCTTGCTAGGCAAATTTGTTCTGGTAATTTTCTTCCGGAAGCTTCTCGTTTTGAACAACTCGACGATATGGATTGGGCTTTTGGAAATATGGGAATGCAAGACAAAGCTAAACATTTGGCTACTCTGTATCTTGAAGATTTATCGGATTTTATAGTGGAATGTATTGATGAAAATTTTGGATTTAGTCGATACGCGGAACGTTTAGGAAGAAGTGCTAATTCTTTTGATGAGATTTACGATAATTTGCAAAGAGACTTATCTTTTATTGATAAAATCACGATTAAAACTTTAAGCAAACGCATCGAAGTAATTCAACCCAAATTGGTTTTGATTTCGGTGCCATTTCCAGGAAATTTATTTAGTGCTTTTCGTTGCGCTCAGTTTCTAAAGGCGAACTATCCCAATATTAAAATTGCAATGGGCGGTGGTTTTCCAAATACAGAATTACGTGATTTAAAAGACCAACGCGTTTTTGAATTCTTCGATTTTATCACACTTGACGATGGTGAGTTACCAGTTGAGTTATTGTATCGCAATATTTGTCAAACTGAGCCTGTCGAAGTCCAATTTAAAAGAACTTTTCTTCTCGAAAATAACCAAGTAGTTTACAAAAACAATACAACATCACACGATTATAAACAATCGGAAGTTGGAACGCCCGATTATTCTGATTTGCTTTTAGATCAATACATTTCGGTTATTGAAATTGCAAATCCTATGCATAGTTTGTGGAGTGATGGTCGATGGAATAAGCTTACTATGGCGCACGGATGTTATTGGGGAAAATGCACGTTTTGTGATATTTCATTAGATTATATAAAAGTTTACGAACCCATTCATGCTAAGATTTTAGTTGATAGAATGGAGGAGATTATGACGCAAACCAATGAAAATGGATTTCATTTTGTTGATGAAGCTGCGCCTCCAGCTTTAATGCGAGAATTGGCTTTGGAGATTATCAAACGAAAATTAGTAATTACTTGGTGGACTAATATTCGTTTTGAGAAAAGTTTTACGGCTGATTTGTGTTTGCTTCTGAAAGAATCGGGTTGTATTGCGGTTTCTGGAGGATTAGAAGTGGCTTCTGACCGACTTTTAGAATTAATCAAAAAAGGAGTTACCGTTGAACAAGTTGCGCAAGTAACTCGAAATTTTACCGAAAGTGGGATTATGGTGCATGCCTATTTGATGTATGGTTATCCAACACAAACTATTCAAGAAACTGTTGATAGTTTGGAAATGGTGCGTCAAATGTTTGAATTGGGTATTTTACAAAGTGGATTTTGGCATCAATTTGCCATGACAGCGCATAGTCCCGTTGGGTTAAATCCGGAAGAGTTTGGTGTAATTCCAGATGTAAAAGAAATTTCGTTTGCTAATAACGATATCAATTTTAAAGATAAAACTGGAATCGATCACGACAAGTTTAGTTTTGGATTAAAAAAATCGTTGTTCAATTATATGCACGGAATTTGTTTTGATTACGATTTGCAAGATTGGTTCGATTTTAAAATTCCAAAGACAAAAATCCCTTCTGATTTTATATACAACTGTTTGGAAAAAGATAATGTTTTCTCAACAAAACCTAACGCTAAAATTGTTTGGTTAGGAGGAAAGCCTCAAACTGAAGTTTTTGTAAAATCTAAAAAAGGAAGATCTTGGGAAATGATGAAATTGATTTTTCATAATAAAACCCAAACTTTTGATATTACTTTGAATGTTGATGAAGGAAAATGGTTGGTTACTGCTTTAGAACAACTTTCAGTTTACAACGATTCTAAGACAACTTTCTCTCAATTAAAGTCTGATTTTGAACAAAATTTTGAAGATTTTGAACTGTTTTGGTACAGTAAACCAATTCAAAGTCTAAGAAATTATTCGTTATTGGTATTGTAATTCTTTTGTTAAGGTTTTATTATTTTATCGATAAATATTTAATTTTTGATTTTAAAAAGCATATATTTAACAAATTATTTGATAAAATTTGCGATTATTTTTACTCAGAAATACCGATTCTACTTACGCAAAAGTAATTAGTTTACTTTCGCTTATGTCTCTTGCGCTATTAATTCTAGTAGCTTCCTTGTATTATTATATGAAGGTGCAAGAGAAGAATATTTACGATTCTAGTAATAAAATATATAGAAACGAAATTAATTCTTTGATAAAATTAGATTCGGAAAATTATTCTTCATTAGCGGCTGACGTTACTTATTGGGATGAATTTGTCGATTTTATTGCAACTAAAGATTTAAAATGGTTCAATACTTCTATTGCTATTATTTTAGATACTTACAAGTCGGAATATATTTGTGTGTATGATGCAAAAGGGAATTTTATTACTAAGGTTTCAACTCCAAAAATAAAAACCGTTCAATTTATTCCTAAAGCTGCAATTAACAAATTATTAACAAAAAAAGCAGACAGATTTTATTTAAAAATTCCAGAAGGTGTTGTGGAGGTTTATGGAGCTACAATTCATCCATCTGATGATCCTTATAAAAACAAGACCAAACCTTCGGGATGTTTCTTTATGGTTCGTTTATTAGATAATGATTATTTTGCCAATTTTGAAAAAATAAGCACTTCTAATATTGCATTTTATAAATCATCTGTTGTTGATTCAAAAGCAGTACATTTTACTTTACCGTTAAAAGATTATCAAAATAATGTTGTTGAAAAGTTAGTTTATAAAAGAGCTTATGATATCGATTTTTGGATAACAAAATTTATTTTAATCGTTGTTGCAATTGCCATAATGGTTTCTTGGGTTGTATACTATTACTATGCTAATAAATGGTCGCGTTTGCCTTTGAGTTTTATTAAAAAGATTTTAAAAAATGGCGATCAAAATGCAATTCAGTCTCTAAAAAATATTCGAGGTGAATTTCGTTACATTGGTAAATTGTTTGAAGAAAATCAAATCAAGGCAAAGGAACTTGAAATTGCTAAAAATAAAGCAGAAGAAAGCGATAAACTCAAATCAGCTTTCTTAATGAATTTGTCACATGAGATTAGAACACCAATGAATGCGATTTTGGGGTTTTCGGATTTGTTATCAAATTCAAATTTAACTGAAGAAGATAAAAACGAATACATAAAAGTGATTCAACAAAGTGGTCAAAATCTTATAGAAATAATAGATGATTTAGTTGAAATGTCTAAAATTGATTCGCAATTAATAAAACCAAATCTGCAATCTTTTGATTTGGATGAGTTTGTGAAACAAATTTTTACTTCTTATGAGAAATTGTATAACAGCGAAAAAGTTGTTTTTAAATTATCTGCTCCTGATGAAAAATTAGAACAAAATATACTTTCTGATAAAGTGAAATTGGGAGAAGTGATTACAAACCTTTTGAATAATGCATATAAGTTTACAGAAGAAGGATTTATCATTTTAGATTATTCGTTGGATAAAGAAACCAATACAATTTCATTTAGTATAAAAGATTCTGGAATTGGTATTCCTAATGCTTTTCAAGAAAATATATTTAAAAGATTTAGTAAAATAAACGCAAAAGGAATTTCTGCAAATGAAGGACTTGGTTTGGGCTTAGCAATTTCTAAAGCGTATGTTGAGATTTTAGGCGGAACAATTGGATTTAATTCGCAAGAAGGTGTTGGTTCTACTTTCTATTTTTCAATTCCTTTAAATTATTCTGTTACTGATGTTGAGGATAGTTTAGAAAATTCGGATACTGTTTTGCCGATAGATTTAGGTGAAGAAGAAATTATTTTAATTGCAGAAGACGATAATATCAATTATTTATTGATTGAAAAAATGGTAAAAAGTTGCAACTTTAAGATTATCAGAGCGCATGATGGTCTTGAAGCTGTAGAACATTGTAAAACAAATAAGGAAATCGATTTGGTTTTAATGGACATTAAAATGCCAAATATGAATGGTTATGATGCTTTTATCGCTATAAGAGAATTTAATAAAAATATCCCAATCATTGCTCAAACTTCATATAGCTTTGAAGAAGAACTTCTTAAAATTAAAGACTTAGGATTCACAGATTTTATTTCAAAACCTATTAAAAAAGAAAAGTTATTCGCTTTAATTAAAAAATATATGAAAAGGGAATAGCTATACTTATTTTCCAAATTTATGAGAATTATCATTTACGAAAACGTTTTCTTTTTGTAA of Flavobacterium channae contains these proteins:
- a CDS encoding B12-binding domain-containing radical SAM protein, producing MKDIFLITPPFTQLNTPYPATAYLKGFLNTKNISAFQMDLGIEVILELFSKEGLTSVFNEIYSNKVETNSNSERIYFLKNDYIKTIDSVIAFLQGNNPSLARQICSGNFLPEASRFEQLDDMDWAFGNMGMQDKAKHLATLYLEDLSDFIVECIDENFGFSRYAERLGRSANSFDEIYDNLQRDLSFIDKITIKTLSKRIEVIQPKLVLISVPFPGNLFSAFRCAQFLKANYPNIKIAMGGGFPNTELRDLKDQRVFEFFDFITLDDGELPVELLYRNICQTEPVEVQFKRTFLLENNQVVYKNNTTSHDYKQSEVGTPDYSDLLLDQYISVIEIANPMHSLWSDGRWNKLTMAHGCYWGKCTFCDISLDYIKVYEPIHAKILVDRMEEIMTQTNENGFHFVDEAAPPALMRELALEIIKRKLVITWWTNIRFEKSFTADLCLLLKESGCIAVSGGLEVASDRLLELIKKGVTVEQVAQVTRNFTESGIMVHAYLMYGYPTQTIQETVDSLEMVRQMFELGILQSGFWHQFAMTAHSPVGLNPEEFGVIPDVKEISFANNDINFKDKTGIDHDKFSFGLKKSLFNYMHGICFDYDLQDWFDFKIPKTKIPSDFIYNCLEKDNVFSTKPNAKIVWLGGKPQTEVFVKSKKGRSWEMMKLIFHNKTQTFDITLNVDEGKWLVTALEQLSVYNDSKTTFSQLKSDFEQNFEDFELFWYSKPIQSLRNYSLLVL
- a CDS encoding response regulator, giving the protein MRLFLLRNTDSTYAKVISLLSLMSLALLILVASLYYYMKVQEKNIYDSSNKIYRNEINSLIKLDSENYSSLAADVTYWDEFVDFIATKDLKWFNTSIAIILDTYKSEYICVYDAKGNFITKVSTPKIKTVQFIPKAAINKLLTKKADRFYLKIPEGVVEVYGATIHPSDDPYKNKTKPSGCFFMVRLLDNDYFANFEKISTSNIAFYKSSVVDSKAVHFTLPLKDYQNNVVEKLVYKRAYDIDFWITKFILIVVAIAIMVSWVVYYYYANKWSRLPLSFIKKILKNGDQNAIQSLKNIRGEFRYIGKLFEENQIKAKELEIAKNKAEESDKLKSAFLMNLSHEIRTPMNAILGFSDLLSNSNLTEEDKNEYIKVIQQSGQNLIEIIDDLVEMSKIDSQLIKPNLQSFDLDEFVKQIFTSYEKLYNSEKVVFKLSAPDEKLEQNILSDKVKLGEVITNLLNNAYKFTEEGFIILDYSLDKETNTISFSIKDSGIGIPNAFQENIFKRFSKINAKGISANEGLGLGLAISKAYVEILGGTIGFNSQEGVGSTFYFSIPLNYSVTDVEDSLENSDTVLPIDLGEEEIILIAEDDNINYLLIEKMVKSCNFKIIRAHDGLEAVEHCKTNKEIDLVLMDIKMPNMNGYDAFIAIREFNKNIPIIAQTSYSFEEELLKIKDLGFTDFISKPIKKEKLFALIKKYMKRE